Below is a genomic region from Equus quagga isolate Etosha38 chromosome 17, UCLA_HA_Equagga_1.0, whole genome shotgun sequence.
CCTCCCAGCCCAatctgggagaaggggaggagagcgAGTCCAACTCAGTGGAGTCCTTGGGCTTCtgcagtgtgtgagtgtgagccAGGGCTCGGCCTGGAGCTGAGAGGGACTGGGGGTGACGGGGGCTTGGGGGAGGTGGCCTGGGCCGCAGGACCAGGACGGAGGGAAAGGCACATGAGTCCAGGTCTCTCCTGGAGCCTTCGTGGTGCTCTCTTCTGCCCAGGATGCCTTTGGCAGCTGTCGGCTACCTAGATGGGACCTTGGCCATCTACGACCTGTCTACGCAGACCCTCAGGCACCAGTGTCAGCACCAGGTATAGGCAGCCTGGAGCCGTGGCCATGGCCGTGGGGAAGCCCAGGCTGTTGGGAGTATCTGCTCCAGACCTGGCTCCTCCTTGGTCCTTCCCTatggcccctcctccctcaccccccccacccccccaccaccccgagtggggagcagaggcctCAGCTCTGCAGCCCTGACCCCCGCCCGCCTCTGTCGCCCCGGTGCAGTCGGGCAtcgtgcagctgctgtgggaggcGGGCACCGCCGTGGTGTACACCTGCAGCCTGGACGGCATCGTGCGCCTCTGGGACGCTCGGACTGGCCGTCTGCTCACTGACTACCGGGGCCACATGGCCGAGATCCTGGACTTCGCCCTTAGCAAGTAAGTGAATTGGGCAAGGGCTGGGTCTGTGTGTATTTGGAAGGTGGGAATAGCCCGTGGTGGGGCGCAGGGTCTTTGGGGTATGGGAAGGGATTCCTAAAGGAAGCAGGAATCATGTGAGCAGGAACGCTGGGAAGCCTGAGGGAGTTGTCACTTCTGGTTGGCAGTGGCCGACTTGGCGTGTCACGTCTCCGTCCCAGGGCCTCAGGGCTTCCCCCATGTGTGGCCCTCCTCCTCTGATCCCCTTGCTGGTTGCTGGCTTCAGGTGTGTTCACCTGACGTGGGCATGTCAGCCAGCGCCAGGCACTTAGGGGTCAGAATTGACGAGGTGCTGGAGGAGGCATCCGAGGGCCCCTACGGGGTGGGCTTGGGCCTGGGCCCCAGGTCTCCAAGTCCCTGCGACCTGTGCTGTCTGTCCGCAGAGACGCCTCCCTGGTGGTGACCACGTCAGGAGACCACAAAGCAAAAGTGTTTTGTGTCCAGAGACCTGACCGCTAATGGCTGCAGCCTCTGCTTTGTGTCCAGTGTtgaggggtggagggagcccCCCAGCAGAGGCGGGAGGGCaccaggggagaggagggggtcCTCGGACTACTTTCCAACCCCTGCAAACTGACTTGTCCCCTCCGTCCCTTTCTTCTCCTAAGAGACCCAGCCCTGGGGCCCCCACCCCTCGCCCAGCCCTGGCGGACCCTTCGGAGGGAGGTCAGCTCTCCTCTTTGACTTCCCTTTGCTGGTGTGAGCCGTGGGGGGTGTCTTTGTATGTGGGGAGTAGGTCTCTGAGGTGCCCGTTCTTTCCCTTCCCGAGTCTCTGGgggtggaaaggaggaagagatactagttacagattttaaaaatgtaaataaaatatacttccCAGAGACAGCGCCTGTGTGGAGTTTGTGTTGGCGGGACAGGAGGAACCGTGGGGGGCGAGTCAGGCTGAGGCCCCCCCCCCGCCATCTGCTGGCTTTCGGGATAGCTCACCCTCTCTCTTGTGGGGTAGTTGGTCCTCACCTCCAATCTCTTGCCTGTCTGCAGTTGGAATTTTCCTGAAACATGGCTCTTTTGGGTTCTTTCCACAGCTGTTCCACCTGCCTCTGCCTTTCTGAGTTACGGAAAGAGACAGCCCTTCCTCTGTCAGAGGAGCTTTATTCGGCCAGGGTGGGGTCAGGTAGGGGTAGGACCTCTGATCCAGAGGCCTGGACAGGCTTGGTGGCCAAGATGGATGGAGGCTTCCAGGAGTGAGCAGAGACCCTCGGCTAGTTCAGGTTAGGTTCCACGCTGCTTTGGCTGCTGGTGTGGTAGGCAGTGGCGGGGCCAGGACTGTCCCCGGACACTCTTCCCTGCAGGGCCCGCAGCCACCTTCGGGCGGCTGCCCTCCAGGGGGCCGTGTAGCGCTGGTCCCCCAGCCCCATGGCCACAGGCACGGCTGCCGCACTGGCGCTGCCCAGTGAGATGAGGGACAGCAGAGTTCCAGCCCCCAGTGGTGGGCGGTGCTCAAAGGCCAGGACTGAGAGGAGCTGGGTGGCCACGTAGGGGCCCCAGCACAGCCCGAAGAGCAGTGTGGCTCCGGCCTGCGCCCTCGCCTGCCTCCAGGTCAGGGCCCGGGCCAGGGCTGAGGGTGCTCCGCGACACACTGCCCGCTCCAGCCGGCGGATGTCCTGCAGCTGGTGGTGGGCCGTGAGCAACACGCGGGCGGAGAGCAGGACCACTGCCCCCACGGCGGGCAGTAGGAGCCCGTAGACTTCGAGGTAGAGGTAGGGGGCTGGGAAGACAGCCTGGGAGCTGCAGTTGGCCCCAGGGGCCCAGTGGTTCCACCCCAGAGCTGGCAGGCTGGCAACGAGCAGAGGGCTGGCCCAGGTGAGGAGCAGGGCTAGCCGAGGGCTCCCGCGGGGCCGGAGAGGCCGCAGCACCGCCATGTAGCGCTCCCCGTGCACCAGCAGGAGGTTGGcgagcagggagaggaaggagaagttgGGAGCCAAGTAGAGGAATAGGCAGGACCAGTAGCCGCGGCGGCTCTGGCTCCACAGGCCTGGCAGTGTGGGCAGCGCCAGCCCCGTGAGCAGCCCGGCCAGCAGCAGGCTCAGGAAGAAGCAGCCAGCTGGCGGGCTGCGCAGGCGGCGGTCCTTGGCGATgcccagggccaggagcaggTTGGCAGCAACGATGAGACTTGCCAGGGCCAGGAAGAGCCCCAGGGCCCCCACAGGAATGGGGCTGGGCGCCTCCCTGGTGCCGTTGGGTGTCATCttgggcctgggggcaggggaagccTGGAGCAGCAGCCGGCATgcctggagggagggtgggacaGTCAGGGTCAGGGCGGGGCTGTGGCCACATGTTCATCCAGAGGTTGCAGACCGATGGACTGTGGGCCATAGCCTCTTTGCtagtacacatttttttcaattctttgccaattaaaatttacatacaattcGTATTTTTGGCTTCTCAAAAAATCAGGTCCGGCAACATGTCCTATATGGCAGCAAACAGCTGGGGGCTGAGTGGTGGCTGCCTTCAGATGGGTCCCCACAGTCCCCACCAGGCCACTTGGCCCAtctctgttctctgcctggcTCCTCTGGGCAGCTGTGTTTCTGCCTCTGTTTACACCTAAAGTGGGACCTGCCCAGCCCCAGAGCATTtgtccatctctgcctccacctggcAAGGCCTCTAAATTagccaggaggaaggagatggggtCCGGCTGGTGCGCAGTGGTCTtcctccagccagccagccaataATGGAGAGCCTCCTTCGGGCTGGAGTGGGGCCGGGGGCTGGAAGTTGGGGCTAAGATGAAGGAGAGGGGTCCCTGTCTTCAGATGCTCGTGGTGTGCTTGGCGCCAGAGCATTCAGAGATGGTAGGTTGgtaggaagtgggggtggggcaggagtgaggtgggggcagggcttgCTGGGCACTCACGTCAGTGACGAGGCCAGGGCGATGGGTGGCAGCAAGCGGGGTGCCCTGTcccctgcaccccctcccccatccgCCCTTGAGGCCGGTTCCAGCTCAGTGAGCAGCCTCCGGGTAGGACTTCCAGCCCATAAACTTGACTCATCCGCACCACACTAGCAACAGGCCTTCCTGGGAACCAGCAGAGAGAGACgagtggggcggggggaggagggctTGGCAGTGAATGTGGAGATGCCAGCGGCAAGGAGGACCCCCACACACAGCCCAGGGGTGGAAGTTGAgcccagaggagagggaagaggctgggcagggcctggcctgtCTGTGGCTCTGATCTGTCCCTGTCCTTTCCTTCCCTTGGCTCCCTGTACTCAGTCCTCCAGCACCCTGGCCCCACTGCCGCATCATGGTGACAAGGGAGGGGTCCTGGGCCCAGTGGGAACTCCTGCTTCTGTCAACAGGGGAGCAGCTGCTGTTGCTAGGATTAAAGTCAATAAGGAAAGGAttcctgcctgccccctcccccaggtcagAGGACCAGGGCCCCATGGCCACCCTGAGCTCAGGAGAGGCTGCTCCTTCCATTCCATTCCCCACAGGCTCCCAAGCCGGGCCCCCACCACTGCACCCTTCCCCCTCTCCTCAGCTcgtttcctcttcctccctctcccccaggcccTCCACTCAGGACATTTCTCTCTCCGGAAGCCTTCCAGTTTCTGTTCCCCCTCGTCCCTGCACCATCAGCTTTATTAAACCCATGAGACCTCAGGGTCTGTCACTTCAaacccagcctcccctgcagcgAGTCCCGCACCCACCTCCACCAGAGCAGCAAGAAAGGCAGGGTTGGGCCCAGGTGACCGCATTCTGCACACCCTGAGGCTCTGGTGGCTCAGGCTGGGTGCAGTGGCCTCTTCAGGATGATCTGGGGCTTTGGTCCCCAGGTGTGGCTAGGGGCTAGGGAGTGGTGGGGGGTAGCCACTCACATGGCTGTTCGAGCCAGGTCTTGCTGCCCAGCCTGGGCGCTTCCTCTGAGTTTCAGGGAGTTGCTGCAGCCAGCCCTGCAGGGCTTCTGAAGACGTCCGGTGTCCTGGCCGGTGAGAGCACGGTGCCTCCACTCTGCGGGGACAGCAGGGACCAGGGCTCTCAGCTACCCAGGCTCTGCCCCGCCTGGGTTCTCGGAGGGGTGGAGCTGAGGTGGGCTGGGCTTTGCCCTGGCCCCGCCTCTGGGGGGGTGGGACCTGGCACAGGCTGAACTGCAGCAACTGGGaggccttcctctccctcctccagtgCCCCCTCCCTATCCTGCTCTACAGTGTCGCCCCTCTCCAGCCACCTGTCATAGCCTGCCACCTAGGTGTTGGATCCTCAGCCTCAGGTCAGCCAGCTGAAGCCCTCTGGCCTGCTCCTGCCTAGCTGATCTGAGAAATGCATTCCAGTTAATGGATAATAACGATGTTGTctactcctccccaccccccacctcacttacacatttacattttatgaGCCTTAAACCTCTGGAGTGGCCAGCCGGCAGACAGCATGGCCAGCTCAGCTCCATAATTCAGCCGGTCTGCAGTAGagcagtgtgtgtgtgacagTGGTGGccggggtcgggggtggggggtggtgctGGAGCCTGCCGATCTTCACAGCCCCCATCCCATCGCCTGGTGGGCCTTTCAGCTTATAAAGCCAGCCTTGCCTTCCAGAATCTGGGCTCATTCTACACTTTTCTCAACTACTGTGAATCAGGTTCTGGCTCTGGAGGTGCGACATTGGGCAAGCCACCTCTGGACCTCAATTTTCCCATCATAAAATGGGAACGAGGAAAAGCACTTCTGAGGGTGGTCGCGGGGAATACGGTTGCATAACGTGTAACTGCATGTACCCCAGTTCCTGACCGCTGATGGGGGAGGGTGTCAACAAACAGCTCCCGTCTCACTCCATGATGACTGAGAGGAGGAGCCAGGGTGGAATCAGAAAGTAAAATGGGGCTCATATTGTGCTCACCTAttgtgagattaaatgagataccgGGTGATGAAGACTTAGATCAGCACTTGGCACATAAACACTCGGGACAGTGAGAGGAAGGGCAAGTTCAAGGCTGGGGATCCCGCCAGGTGTGGTGCCCCAAATTCCATCTTGTATCAAGTGTGGCtttggggtgagggagagaagccagTTACACTTCCTTGAGGCCTGAAATGGGAGGGAACAGGCTAACGACTACAGCAAGAAAGCTGGAAGTAAGACATTAGGGAGAACTTCCTCGCTGCAGAGCACAAAGATGGAGCAAGGGGACTTCTGCACTTTCTGGGGGAGACCTGGGCCTGAAGGGCTGGAGGCCTGAGGGGTCTGGCTCGGCCAACCCTGCACAGCAGTCAGGATTCCCGGAGGGGCAGGACTTCTGTTGGGACAAAAAGTGGGAAGAGGAAAGCATCCAGTCACAAAGCCATCCTCCAGGGAGCTGGTGGGCGGGAGGATGCTGGGCTCCAGTGGACGGCCCTCAGGCCCACGCTGTCTGGTTGGGCAAAAGTCAGAGGCTCTGGGAGAGTTCAGCCGGGCGTCGGGACACAAGTCAGGGGGGCCCCTTGGATATTGGACTGCCAGAAATAAACAGACCTTCTGTTCCCAGCCCTGGCCTACAGGATCCAGGAtgtctgtgtttcttcttctcGGATCTTTTTAAACACTGTGTGTGGGGTGATGTATGAAGGGGACAAAGGCGGCGGCAGCCAGGAAGCCTGGGTTCTGTCCCGTGCTCAGCCATTTCTTCCTTACTGGAGCATccagctcctctctgccctccctcagtCCCTGGGACTGACTCATcctcagccctctcccctccGCCCACGGAAGGGCTGGGGGGCAGTTTTCAGATGCTCCATCCAGCAGGTCCTGCAGGCTCCAGAGCCCCCACCCCGTCCCCACTCTCCTCTTCTCAGGTAGAGCCTGCATCACAGTGCCCAAGCCAGACTTGGGCAGGGAATCCTCCTGGGCTTCCTCAGTCCACTCCATTCTCGTTTCTCTCTGCTGAACCTCGGGGTCTGATGCAGAGGCTGGGGGTACCAACTGGatgagcagaggcagcagggcgCTTGGGCTTCTTGGATGCTGGTTGGCCTCCTTGAGCTGCTGTTCAACACTCTTCACTCCTCGTAGGCAAGAGCACATGAGCCCTTGAGAGGTTTTGAAGGGCTCTGGGCACAGTCCTGTGACTGTGACTGGCCAGGATCCTGGCCTCAGGAGCCCTAATTCAGCTATAGGAGCAGAAGCAGCCTTAGTTCTTCCTGTTGGGGCTAAACCACCAGATTCTCCAGGTCTCCCTAGGAGCCACAGAAATTGCAGTGTCTCTAGCAATCCCAGAAGGGGGCAGCACTGCTTGAACTCAAAATAGCCTCTGGAATAGACGCAGGCTTGGGGCAAGGGTCCATCAGGCCTACTTCGAATGAGATTGAAGGGAGCAGAAATGGCAACTGCCGAGTGCGGGCTCCCCATGAGGGCTGATGCAGCTGGCAGCGCTACTTCCTTCTCCTGGTTTCAACTTCCTGCTCTCTGATCCCACCCTCCTACTTCCTGTTAAGTCAAATTTCCTTTTCCGCCAAGCTCCTAGTTGGTTAGCTTGTCCAGGTCCCACTCTATCCAGATACGAGATTCCCAATACCTTCCTCAGGCCCCTGCAGTTTAAAGGCCACCCAAGCAGGGAAAAATACCAACTGTCTTCGGCAGGACCTGGAAAACCCCAAGACAGAATGACCTTAGCTTACACTGGACTTCGCTTCCTCAGCAGGTCTGCCACTTCTGATCCTCTTGAGTATAGGAATGGAACTACGATTTATTAGATGGCATTATCAGTTATAATTACAGGTATTATAAATGCCTACGATGTGATAGGCACTTATCTGTCCTGGTTCCCTGTTAAACGCCCTGTGAGATAGGCGGTGGTATGTTCAAGTAGAGATGAGGCTACCGGGCTCTGATGAAGAAATCTGCtgtcacacagctattaaacGGTGGAACCTGGATTCGAACCCAGATCTGTCTTCAAAGCAGTTTCCCACCTATAGACCTCATATCCAGTCGCCTacacatcccaggtgtggacctttGGGCATGTGAGCCGATTAGTGGTCACGGAGACAAGATCACACTTTTTCCCCAGCCCACATCCCCTGAGTGCTCGACCCTCATCTtgagccctccctcctcccacaatCCTGTGGGCCTTTGCCCACGAAGGGGATGGAAGGAAGGTCTTTGAGAGTAGACCCACTCCAACACCAAGTGTGTTCTGGAAACAGGTGAAGGCAAAGGAACGAGTCTGGAGAGGGTTTTCTCCAGCATGGACTTTTTATGCTGACAAATAGTCTTGGAAGTAAGATACTGCCTTAGCATCTACTGCTCTAATATTTAAtgtctctctgtttttctaaCTCCATATTTTCTAAGCAACCTTGGTGTTGCCATTCTATAGCACTTCTCAGAAATCTGACCCCCACTACTGGCGAAAGAGCGCAGTGAATTCCAAGTTACTCAGGAGTCAAGTTCTAAAGTCAGCGAGAAAGCAAACACTGCTTCTAGTCAGCACTACCCTTGCAAACCCCTTAAATACTAGCTCATGGGGTACAGAATATACACGTCACCACCTCTCGATAAATCTAATTTAGCCAGGTTTTCCACCTACCAGAAGTAGGTGACAGGGGCCACGTCCCAGGAAAACGCTGGGCAGACTCAGCTGGGTGAACTCTTTCAACCAGGggccacagggtcagcctcaCTCACCAAGGGGACAGCACTCTCCAGAACACGTTTGCTGGGGAGATGGGCACGTAACTGCATCCTGAGCGAAGAGCCCATTCAACTCAAGTAAAATGAAGTCTGGATGCCTGAATGACCTGTGGCTTTCAAACTTCTTGACTGTGACCCATAGTAAAAAGAGACTTTCACACTCCAGTCAAGATGTGCGCATAGAAccaaaacacatttcaaaatcAGTACTCACCCTTACTAGCTGTGATGCACTCCGACCGATCTAGTCTACACTCTTCAAAAATGCTGGCGATGAAGTTACACGTGATTAAAATGCGCAGaaatacacaacacacacacacagacgagTGCACATGAAACTGGCGACATCTGAGCAAGGCCAAGACTGTGTGGACGTCGATTTCCTGGTTGTGACACCGTACTACAGCTATGGCAGATTTTCACCCTGGGGGAAAGTGGGTGAAGAGTATACAGGAtctgtattatttctcacaactgtatgtgaatctacaatgatctcaaaataatttaggaaataaaaagtgcTATTTGTGATGGAGATTTCACAATTCAGTAATGGGTCTCAAACCTGTCTGAAGCACACTGCCCTAGACGGAGACAAATTAAAAGCGGAAGCAGGTAGAAAGCATTAGGACGGTCCTAAGTCCGTTTCAGTGACCCTGCAATCCTCCTGATAAGTCTTCACCAAGCAAACTTTCTGGACCAATTTTATTTTAGGGCCCAGTGTCCTGCTCGGGCACAGCACgctgtgctaggctctgtgctGTTTGCTAGGTGAGACTCTCCCAAAGTGAGCTGCGGGGAGTGCCAGTCTTCTGAGCTGTTGTGTGAGAAAGAGTTAGTCTGTATTAGATCCACGCCTAATACTCATCAATGTCCTGCAGAACCACACACGCCATGGAACACATCTGGGGAAACACTATACATTATTCATgataaaagaacaagacagaaaacacttCAATGTGCCTGTCACCATCCTGGGAGCTCCCTGGCCACAGCGAGAGACTTCATAAGTGAGCTTTACAGTTGGCATGTTCAAGCTCACTCAGAAATACCAACCAAGAGCTCAATAGTGAGCCATTCTCTCCtctgaggggaggctgggggctccTGACCCAGAGGGTTTCCGGCTCCAGTCTGCAGGTTCAAGGGCAGTGCAGGTCTaccctcctctgtcctctctcttttgGACTCACAGGCCAGAAACCCAGCAAATTCTTATGTAAGatagaaagattttctttattaataacCCCAACCGTATTCTTTAGATACAGGAGTTTTAAACTcaaatacttgggaaaaaaacaagTTAAGATTGCATTATCCTGCAACTCATTACCAGTAACATATTGCAAAGCGAAACAGCTTGGAAAGGAGGGTGGAAGGGAaggggggtgagggagggaagataaagaaaaggaagtgagTTGATCAAGTggaattcttctttttctttttttaattcttgggaACTATGAAGTCCTTGCAAGCACAGCTCGTTTCTGCAGATTATTTTCCAAACGTGTACAAAATGGAACCAAAACGGAGAATCCCTCAAGAACCTGAAGAGGTGCAACGTTAAAAGCTACGATTATCCAGTAGCAAGTGTTCCAGCCTTCAGTTGCCAGCCGAAGCTTCCTCTTCCTGTTCCCAAGAGTTAGCGGGATGCAAACGTCTTCCCCCTTCAAAAGCAGAGAGTAAGTGTGAAGGCTAGCTCCTGGCTCACCGTGCGTTCCAGCCCACACTTCTGCACCAGGGAGGGGACCCCAAGGAAGACAGCCGACACGAGGTGGAGAGGCACCTGAGGCAGAGGTACGTGGGAACTCCAGGCACGGGCGAAGACCCAGTTTTCACAGAACGGTGCCATCGGCTCCCTCTTCCTACTGAAGACTTTGGGTAATAACCATGCTAAGCCAGGGGCACACAAAATGCACCAAGTCAGATGGGGGAATCACGTGCCCACCATCTCTGGATGGCCCAGATCTACTAGCATTCCAGACAGCTCAACCCTCTTCCCAGCAGAGCGTTCAGGCTCCTCCTGCACAGCTTCTATCTTTTTGGGCTGACAGAGAGCAGTTGCTTAAACTTTTCACCCTGCGGCAGGATGTTCAAAGAAGCCTCTTTCAAAACTTCCAAGGTTAGGGGCTCTTCCTCTTGCCATGGGGCAACCCCACTCTGGGTTAGGGAACACCTGCCTGACTTCAGGCCCTGAATTGTGGGTCCTGTTCCACCCGGAAGGGCCGGCTTTGGGAACAGACGGGTTCCCAGAAGCAGAGGGCATTTGGTAAAGCAGGCTGGAGGCTAGAACTGAGAACTATGGGAAACCGAGGCAAAAATATGGGGGCTAAGTTTTTCCTGCCCAGAATGGCTCACCTACTGCAAAATGAAACCCCATTTTATTACCCTTCCCCACAAATAAAAAgctggttggggctggccccgtggccgagtggttaagttcgcgcgctccactgcaggcggcccagtgtttcgttggttggaatcctgggcgtggacatggcactgctcatcaaaccacgctgaggcagcgtcccacatgccacaactacaaggacccacaacgaagaatatacaaccatgtaccgggggggctttggggagaaaaaggaaaaataaaatcttaaaaaaaaaaaaaaacaacctgatgaGTGTTCAATCCTGGCTGAGCTGCGGGTGCTGCCTCTGAGGGTCAGCTTCTGATGCAGGGCCACCTCACAGCAGGTGTACTGCCCTTCTCACGCTGCCCCGTGTGGGGGCCTGCTTATCCCGCCCCGCCATGCCAGCCACTCCCCTCGCCCTGACAGCACGCTCTGGCTTCAGGGTGGATGCGGCTGTTTGCCTCTCCTCCTTTCTGAGGCCCACCTCTGCCGAAAAGTGATCGCGGGGCAGAAAAAGACAGAACTGTTCTTTGCAAGtcccaggaaggagggagaaggggagcctGTCAACTCCAGGCCGGAGGTGAGGCGTGGAGGGGCAGCGAGGCACGGGGGCCAGGGCacatccctgcctctcctctgcagTAGGTTTGCCGTTCTAGGCTGGGCCATGAACGTGTGGAGTAGAAGGAATGATGCTGCCGTTCTGTCGCCATGGCGTCTGGACACGTCTCTCAGCAGAGGGGCCAGTTCTGTCTGAATCCCACTCCGCAGGCTCTGGGCGGCAGGCAGAACTCCTCCAGAGAAAGGCCTCGGTGCCAACCTCTGAATGAGAGCGGGTCGTCTCTACAGCCTGTGCCTAAGGAAGTCTGACTTCAGCTGCTCTGCTCTCAGGTTTCTGAGATCGAAAACCCTCTGTTCAGGAACAAAGAGCCAGGCACCTCTCTCGTCCTGTCACACGGCAGCAGAAACACACTTGGTGGAAGAGGCCTCAGATGCCAGGGGAGGGAGCCTGAAGCCCTGTGCACACCACACCCACCAAAGGTCACCCCCAAGAGTACTGGGTGTTGGCAAAAAACTGGCTGTGAGCCGAGCGGGGAGGCCAAGCTCATCTCCAGGCTTCAATGCAACGGGCATGACAGACAGCAGACAAACACTCCACCCTCTCTGGAGTCAGGATGGCCCTGCTCCACCAGAGGGGAGCCCAGAGCTGGCACCCTGCATGAAGACCTAACTCCCGAGGCTCCTCCCATGCCGGCCCTCCCTCGAAGCACCCCAGTGAGGCCGGAGAGCTCTGCTCCTCATTTCCATACCGACGGGGACCACTTCCTCTCCATGCAAAATTCCTGCTGACAGGCGCACCAGAGAAAGAATTTATGGGTGGTTCTAGGCCCATTTATGCAACTAAATGTCCTCAGGC
It encodes:
- the GPBAR1 gene encoding G-protein coupled bile acid receptor 1, which gives rise to MTPNGTREAPSPIPVGALGLFLALASLIVAANLLLALGIAKDRRLRSPPAGCFFLSLLLAGLLTGLALPTLPGLWSQSRRGYWSCLFLYLAPNFSFLSLLANLLLVHGERYMAVLRPLRPRGSPRLALLLTWASPLLVASLPALGWNHWAPGANCSSQAVFPAPYLYLEVYGLLLPAVGAVVLLSARVLLTAHHQLQDIRRLERAVCRGAPSALARALTWRQARAQAGATLLFGLCWGPYVATQLLSVLAFEHRPPLGAGTLLSLISLGSASAAAVPVAMGLGDQRYTAPWRAAARRWLRALQGRVSGDSPGPATAYHTSSQSSVEPNLN